A DNA window from Chryseobacterium sp. MEBOG06 contains the following coding sequences:
- a CDS encoding ectonucleotide pyrophosphatase/phosphodiesterase: MKRGIHLLLLLISFTVFAQQVNIDTAQVVVPGRQNSTEAQSKPYVIMISTDGFRYDYAKKYNAENLLKLSNSGVQAKAMIPSYPSITFPNHWSLITGLYPSHHGLIDNFFYDYKRKETYAMSNKKNAEDGSWYGGTPLWGLAERQGMVSASLMWVGSASDAGGIRPTYYYPYHEKFTPSEKIEKVVNWLKLPEDKRPHFISLYFPEVDGSGHHYGPDTKETENAVHLIDQAIGDLVQKVNGLGLKDVNFVFVSDHGMIKVDGGTPLEIPALLFDKNRFDFYNSQTLLRVYVKNPDEVKSVYKQLKGSKTDDYEVYLDKKLPKYLHFATKDDKYDRIGQILLMPKAPKIFLEKGKKTSVGKHGYNPRVVPEMKATFYAWGPELKNNMVIDEFANINVYPLVAEVLGLKIDQPIDGKLKVLKGILKEKKQ, from the coding sequence ATGAAGCGAGGAATACACCTTTTACTGCTGCTTATTTCCTTTACGGTTTTTGCACAACAGGTCAATATTGACACAGCTCAGGTAGTTGTACCGGGCCGCCAAAACAGTACAGAAGCACAGTCGAAACCTTACGTTATTATGATTTCCACGGATGGGTTCCGTTATGACTATGCAAAGAAGTACAATGCGGAGAATCTTTTGAAGCTCTCCAATAGCGGAGTACAGGCAAAAGCAATGATTCCAAGTTATCCAAGTATCACATTTCCTAACCACTGGAGCCTGATCACCGGACTTTATCCTTCCCACCATGGCCTGATTGATAATTTCTTTTATGACTATAAAAGGAAAGAAACTTATGCAATGAGTAATAAGAAAAATGCAGAAGACGGAAGCTGGTATGGAGGAACTCCTCTTTGGGGACTGGCAGAAAGACAAGGAATGGTATCTGCTTCTCTGATGTGGGTAGGTTCAGCGAGTGATGCCGGAGGAATAAGACCAACGTACTATTATCCTTATCATGAAAAGTTCACCCCTTCCGAAAAAATAGAAAAAGTAGTAAACTGGCTGAAGTTACCTGAAGATAAAAGGCCGCACTTTATTTCATTATATTTTCCCGAAGTAGATGGAAGCGGACACCATTACGGACCGGATACAAAAGAAACCGAAAACGCTGTCCATCTTATTGATCAGGCAATTGGTGACCTGGTACAAAAAGTAAACGGATTGGGATTAAAAGATGTTAACTTCGTTTTTGTTTCAGATCACGGAATGATTAAAGTAGATGGTGGAACTCCATTGGAAATTCCGGCTCTTCTTTTTGATAAAAACAGATTTGACTTTTACAATTCACAGACCCTTTTAAGAGTTTATGTTAAAAATCCGGATGAGGTAAAATCTGTTTATAAACAACTGAAAGGAAGTAAAACAGATGACTACGAAGTTTATTTGGATAAAAAACTGCCGAAATATCTGCATTTTGCAACAAAAGATGATAAGTATGACAGAATAGGGCAGATCCTTCTGATGCCTAAAGCACCGAAAATATTTTTAGAAAAAGGAAAGAAAACCTCAGTAGGAAAACATGGTTATAATCCAAGAGTTGTTCCGGAAATGAAAGCAACATTCTATGCATGGGGACCCGAATTAAAAAATAATATGGTAATTGACGAATTTGCAAACATCAATGTCTATCCTTTGGTGGCTGAAGTTTTAGGATTGAAAATTGATCAGCCTATTGATGGAAAGCTGAAAGTACTGAAAGGGATATTGAAAGAAAAGAAACAATGA
- a CDS encoding carboxylesterase family protein: MKSQQKETCIFETRFGRITALKENGVTKAKSIRYAHSKRYQKPVQAEPSLTDIISPDKTPVCPQKLSPLVEKMIGVTHVEEFEADESTQYLSITCPDNRAENEKLPVVVWIHGGSHEIGCGDLSTADPAEWVKEQHIIVVTVSYRLGIFGFLGGNEKRPPNLGLFDIIEALKWIKLYISDFGGDSDNITLLGQSSGGDAIAHLMISEGVEGLFQRVIIQSAPLGLRHKRQKMSEEFLKKTEFLKDEVDALKMMDDYGRFVPSVIKYGLKAAMPFGTQYGFPPLCKEQESIEKWRENAKKYDVLIGLNNDETAFYLKTSEALNKYFGKGIGRIILDKTVEKSTTLIYGDPAKKFAENHAEGGGNVYLFRIYSKLNNNHIGAPHCIDLPLIFGNESAWKTSEMLRDIPWNRIHENGERLRGLWAEFARTGKISDESERPEILEIRKI, translated from the coding sequence ATGAAATCACAGCAGAAAGAAACCTGTATTTTTGAAACCAGATTCGGCAGAATCACAGCATTAAAAGAAAATGGGGTTACTAAAGCCAAAAGTATCCGTTATGCACATTCTAAACGATACCAAAAACCTGTTCAGGCAGAACCTTCACTTACAGATATTATTTCACCAGATAAAACTCCCGTTTGCCCGCAGAAGCTAAGCCCTCTGGTGGAAAAGATGATAGGTGTTACCCATGTAGAAGAGTTTGAAGCTGATGAATCTACCCAATATCTTTCCATAACCTGTCCTGACAATAGAGCTGAGAACGAAAAACTCCCTGTCGTGGTGTGGATTCACGGGGGATCGCATGAAATAGGATGTGGCGATTTATCAACGGCTGATCCTGCAGAATGGGTAAAAGAACAGCATATCATTGTAGTTACAGTTTCGTATCGTCTGGGAATTTTCGGTTTTTTAGGAGGTAATGAAAAAAGGCCGCCCAATCTTGGCTTGTTTGATATCATTGAAGCATTGAAATGGATCAAACTATATATATCTGATTTTGGAGGAGATAGTGATAATATTACCCTTCTCGGACAGTCTTCCGGTGGTGATGCCATTGCTCATCTGATGATTTCTGAAGGAGTAGAAGGATTGTTTCAGCGGGTGATTATTCAGAGTGCTCCTTTGGGATTGCGCCATAAGAGACAGAAAATGTCAGAAGAGTTTCTGAAGAAAACAGAATTCCTGAAAGATGAGGTGGATGCTCTGAAGATGATGGATGACTATGGACGGTTTGTTCCATCTGTGATAAAATATGGTTTGAAAGCAGCAATGCCTTTTGGAACCCAATACGGATTCCCTCCTTTGTGCAAAGAACAGGAGTCCATAGAAAAGTGGAGAGAAAATGCAAAAAAATATGACGTTCTTATTGGGCTGAATAATGATGAAACTGCCTTTTATCTCAAGACTTCCGAGGCTTTAAATAAATATTTTGGAAAAGGAATAGGAAGGATAATTTTAGATAAAACTGTTGAGAAATCTACAACATTAATTTATGGTGATCCAGCGAAGAAATTTGCGGAAAATCACGCAGAAGGAGGAGGAAATGTATATTTGTTCAGAATTTATTCAAAATTGAATAATAACCACATAGGCGCACCGCACTGTATTGATCTTCCATTGATTTTCGGTAATGAATCTGCATGGAAAACTTCTGAAATGCTGAGAGACATTCCCTGGAACCGTATTCATGAGAATGGTGAAAGACTAAGGGGACTCTGGGCTGAGTTTGCCCGGACTGGAAAAATATCAGACGAATCTGAAAGACCGGAAATTCTTGAAATCAGAAAAATATAA
- a CDS encoding NAD(P)H-binding protein, whose protein sequence is MKIVITGSLGNVAKPLTQQLIAAGHNLTVVSSNEARKQDIESLGAVAAIGSITDVDFLTKTFENADAVFVMTPPAISQTNIIENTTNAGKNYAEALKKANVKKAVMLSSIGAASPIENGPIKGLHHIENLYREVENTSFTFLRAGYFYNNFFNDIPLIQNAGIIGGNYPENAEIPVVHPNDIARAAAEELVKNENGNSIRYIVGDVRKASDFAKVLGASVGKPELPWVAFSDEDALNGMLQAGLPKDMAELYVEMGLGIRTGIVQKDFIEHGSPVTGTIKLEDFAKEFAGKF, encoded by the coding sequence ATGAAAATTGTAATCACCGGATCGCTAGGAAATGTAGCTAAACCTTTAACACAACAACTCATTGCTGCAGGGCATAATCTTACAGTAGTAAGCAGCAACGAGGCCAGAAAACAGGATATTGAATCGTTAGGAGCCGTGGCCGCAATAGGGTCTATAACTGATGTGGATTTCTTAACAAAAACCTTTGAGAACGCAGATGCCGTTTTTGTAATGACCCCTCCTGCCATCAGTCAAACCAATATTATTGAAAACACTACAAATGCAGGAAAGAATTATGCTGAAGCATTAAAGAAAGCCAATGTGAAAAAAGCGGTAATGCTAAGCAGTATAGGAGCAGCATCTCCTATCGAAAACGGACCTATCAAAGGACTTCACCATATTGAAAATTTATACCGTGAGGTAGAGAATACTTCCTTTACATTTTTGAGAGCAGGGTATTTTTATAATAATTTTTTCAATGATATTCCATTGATACAAAATGCAGGAATCATAGGCGGTAACTACCCTGAAAATGCAGAAATTCCCGTAGTGCATCCTAATGACATAGCAAGGGCAGCTGCGGAAGAACTGGTAAAAAATGAAAATGGCAACAGTATCCGATATATTGTGGGTGATGTCCGCAAAGCTTCTGATTTTGCAAAAGTGTTAGGAGCTTCGGTAGGAAAGCCAGAGCTTCCGTGGGTTGCATTCTCTGATGAAGATGCATTAAATGGTATGCTGCAGGCAGGTTTGCCAAAGGATATGGCTGAGTTGTATGTGGAAATGGGACTGGGAATAAGAACCGGAATAGTACAGAAAGATTTCATTGAACATGGATCGCCTGTTACCGGAACTATCAAGCTGGAAGATTTCGCCAAGGAATTTGCAGGGAAATTTTAA
- a CDS encoding ankyrin repeat domain-containing protein produces MRNIVLILGIFLSSLLFAQEKGKSIFDIARTGTVTEVKELMKQNPDIINLVNENGFSPLILACYRGNTEVAEFLIDHVKDVNYKSREGTALAGLAVKYDKQLTENLLKKNADPDIADSTGYTPLFWAVKFGNKELVELLIQYRADKTKKDSAGMTPFEYALQTNNKEIINLLKN; encoded by the coding sequence ATGAGAAATATAGTCTTAATCTTAGGAATATTCCTGAGCTCATTATTATTTGCTCAGGAAAAGGGAAAATCAATCTTTGATATTGCAAGAACCGGAACTGTTACCGAAGTAAAGGAGCTGATGAAGCAGAACCCCGACATCATCAATCTGGTTAATGAAAATGGTTTTTCTCCCCTTATTTTAGCTTGTTACAGAGGAAATACAGAAGTTGCTGAATTTCTGATTGATCATGTAAAAGATGTCAACTATAAAAGCCGCGAAGGAACGGCATTGGCAGGTCTTGCAGTGAAGTACGATAAACAACTTACAGAAAACCTTTTAAAGAAAAATGCAGATCCTGATATTGCTGATTCTACAGGATATACCCCTTTATTTTGGGCTGTGAAATTTGGAAACAAAGAATTGGTAGAGCTGCTGATACAATATAGAGCAGACAAAACAAAAAAAGATTCAGCGGGTATGACTCCATTTGAATATGCATTGCAAACCAATAACAAGGAAATTATAAATCTTTTAAAAAATTGA
- a CDS encoding T9SS type A sorting domain-containing protein produces the protein MKKTLLTISLALANLVWAQFSSGTVNLPATAMTVKLDTTPTGVTLTVTGDSNSMLGIGFGGNGSSSGGMAPGTDGFIYNSSANRDYTFIGMTTPTADPSQDWTETSNTVSGTTRTVVATRSLSGGAGDFAIPNSAGAINIFYSRKSGGTTLGYHDAGRGYASLTMTTATLSTNEITVNSKVVSLYPNPAKTTVNFKNADKIKSIDIYETTGRKVKSVRPDGENISVEDLRTGSYYLEIQIKDGTTSYEKLIKE, from the coding sequence ATGAAAAAAACTCTACTTACAATCAGTTTAGCTCTGGCCAACTTGGTTTGGGCTCAGTTTTCGTCGGGAACGGTAAATTTGCCGGCAACAGCCATGACGGTGAAATTGGATACTACTCCTACAGGAGTAACTCTTACGGTGACGGGAGACAGCAATTCGATGTTGGGGATAGGATTTGGAGGTAACGGATCAAGCAGCGGGGGAATGGCTCCTGGTACAGACGGGTTTATCTATAATTCTTCAGCGAACAGGGATTATACATTCATCGGAATGACAACACCTACAGCTGATCCTTCTCAGGACTGGACAGAAACCTCCAATACAGTATCCGGAACTACAAGAACAGTTGTAGCCACAAGATCGCTTTCCGGAGGAGCAGGAGACTTTGCCATTCCTAATTCTGCAGGGGCAATCAATATTTTCTATTCTCGTAAAAGTGGAGGGACTACTTTAGGGTATCATGATGCAGGAAGAGGATATGCCTCATTAACAATGACAACAGCTACTTTATCTACCAATGAAATTACAGTCAATAGCAAGGTGGTAAGCCTTTACCCAAATCCTGCTAAAACAACTGTAAATTTCAAAAATGCTGATAAGATAAAATCCATTGATATCTATGAAACAACTGGCAGAAAAGTGAAGTCAGTAAGACCGGATGGTGAAAATATCAGTGTTGAAGATCTGAGAACAGGAAGCTATTATCTTGAAATTCAGATTAAAGATGGAACCACCTCTTACGAAAAATTGATTAAAGAATAA
- a CDS encoding YceI family protein: protein MKKLVLLSVLLLSASYASAQKYSSKTGKVSFEASVPLFDDIYALDDNNIVILNADNGEMASVSTVKNFHFKTKLMEEHFNESYAETAKYPKTTFKGKIVNFDKTKLTESPQKYTIQGTLNFHGVDKAVSSAATLYSKDGKIYMQGGFVVKPADYKVTIPKMVMKKVAENVNVDYNYAMVKQ, encoded by the coding sequence ATGAAAAAATTAGTATTATTAAGCGTATTACTGCTTTCTGCCAGTTATGCTTCAGCACAGAAATATAGCTCGAAAACGGGAAAAGTAAGCTTCGAAGCCTCAGTGCCTTTATTTGATGATATTTATGCTCTGGATGATAATAATATTGTCATTCTAAATGCGGATAATGGCGAGATGGCATCCGTTTCAACGGTCAAAAACTTTCATTTTAAAACAAAACTAATGGAAGAACATTTCAATGAAAGCTATGCTGAGACGGCTAAATATCCAAAAACAACATTCAAAGGAAAAATAGTCAACTTCGACAAAACTAAGCTTACTGAGAGTCCACAAAAATATACTATTCAGGGTACTCTCAACTTTCATGGGGTAGATAAAGCGGTTTCTTCGGCAGCTACCCTATATTCAAAAGACGGTAAAATCTATATGCAGGGAGGTTTTGTTGTAAAACCTGCAGATTATAAAGTAACCATTCCTAAAATGGTTATGAAAAAAGTTGCAGAAAATGTAAATGTTGACTATAACTATGCTATGGTAAAACAATGA
- a CDS encoding winged helix-turn-helix transcriptional regulator: MTAIKESSTIQQNKKYALDKCPVTYVMSKIGGYWKPIILYQLSDAGKRYSELKRAIPAVTEKVLIQHLKQLEADGLVIRTAKPVIPPHVTYELSKAGKGLIPVIASLADWAFQDMDGKYK, translated from the coding sequence ATGACAGCCATTAAAGAAAGTTCTACCATCCAGCAAAACAAAAAATATGCATTGGACAAGTGCCCCGTTACCTATGTGATGTCAAAGATTGGCGGCTATTGGAAGCCGATCATTCTTTATCAATTGTCAGACGCGGGAAAAAGATACAGTGAATTGAAGCGGGCTATCCCTGCTGTTACTGAAAAAGTTCTTATTCAGCATCTGAAACAATTGGAAGCGGACGGATTAGTTATAAGAACTGCCAAACCTGTAATTCCGCCTCATGTTACTTATGAACTCAGTAAAGCCGGGAAAGGATTAATTCCTGTGATTGCATCTCTCGCAGATTGGGCATTTCAGGATATGGATGGAAAGTATAAATAA
- a CDS encoding helix-turn-helix domain-containing protein: MENQEVEIYNSVSEYNKMANHETLHPLVSVIDFSKSDPICQYKRKFGFYTVFLKDVMCGDMLYGKNSYDYQEGTLVFIAPGQTYGIYNRDKYIQPGGFALIFHPDLIKGTNLGKHIKEYSFFSYDVHEALHLSEKEREIILECFKNIKLELEQAIDKHSKSLIVNNIELFLNYCMRFYDRQFITRDHINQGVIGKFENLVDDYLKSENPKNIGFPMVNYFAEKLNLSANYFGDLIKKELGISPQELIHNKLIDVAKEQIMDQGKSISEISYDLGFKYPQHFTRLFKTKVGISPSEYKMLN, translated from the coding sequence ATGGAAAATCAGGAGGTTGAAATCTATAATAGCGTTTCGGAATACAATAAAATGGCCAATCATGAAACCCTGCATCCGCTGGTAAGTGTCATAGATTTTTCCAAATCTGATCCTATCTGCCAGTATAAAAGGAAATTTGGATTTTATACTGTTTTTCTGAAGGATGTGATGTGTGGAGACATGCTGTATGGAAAAAACAGCTACGATTATCAGGAAGGAACATTGGTTTTCATTGCTCCCGGACAAACGTACGGAATTTACAACAGAGATAAATACATTCAGCCCGGAGGGTTCGCTTTAATTTTCCACCCAGATTTAATAAAGGGAACCAACTTAGGGAAACATATAAAAGAGTATTCATTCTTTTCTTATGATGTACATGAAGCTTTACATCTCTCTGAAAAAGAAAGGGAAATCATTCTGGAATGTTTTAAAAATATTAAACTTGAACTGGAGCAGGCAATTGATAAACACAGCAAATCTTTAATTGTTAATAATATTGAACTGTTTTTAAATTACTGCATGCGTTTTTATGACCGCCAGTTTATTACAAGAGATCACATCAATCAGGGGGTGATTGGTAAGTTTGAAAACCTTGTGGATGACTATTTAAAATCTGAGAATCCTAAAAATATAGGTTTTCCGATGGTCAATTATTTTGCAGAAAAGCTGAACCTGTCTGCCAACTATTTTGGAGACCTGATAAAAAAAGAACTGGGAATATCTCCGCAGGAGCTGATCCACAATAAATTAATTGATGTAGCCAAAGAACAGATCATGGATCAGGGGAAATCAATCAGTGAAATTTCCTATGACCTGGGCTTCAAATACCCACAGCATTTCACCAGACTGTTCAAAACCAAAGTAGGCATTTCTCCCAGTGAGTATAAAATGCTGAACTGA
- a CDS encoding NAD(P)-dependent alcohol dehydrogenase — protein MSTFTVKAYGAESTTADLKEMNIQRRETTAKDVEIEILYCGVCHSDLHTARNDWGGTVYPAVPGHEIVGRITKVGNEVSKFKVGDLAGVGCIVDSCGHCESCQHDLEQYCLNGFTGTYNGKDKHLGGHTFGGYSQKVVVDSNHVLKIPENLDLAAVAPLLCAGITTWSPLRHWNVGPGSKVAVVGLGGLGHMAIKLAKGLGAEVTLFSRTPGKTEDAKQLGADHVVISTDDAQMESVKGKFDVIIDTVPYVHDVNPYVSTLTINGTHVLVGYLGGLEPILNTVPMIMGRKSVAGSVIGGIAETQEMLNFCGEHNIVSEIEMIKMQDINEAYERMLKSDVRYRFVIDMQSL, from the coding sequence ATGAGCACATTTACTGTAAAAGCTTACGGCGCAGAATCCACTACGGCGGATCTGAAAGAAATGAACATCCAAAGAAGGGAAACAACGGCTAAAGATGTAGAAATTGAAATTCTATATTGCGGAGTATGCCACTCTGACCTTCATACTGCAAGAAACGACTGGGGTGGAACGGTCTACCCTGCTGTTCCGGGACATGAGATCGTAGGAAGAATCACGAAGGTAGGCAACGAAGTTTCTAAATTTAAAGTGGGAGATCTTGCAGGAGTAGGATGCATCGTGGATTCATGCGGACATTGCGAAAGCTGCCAGCATGATCTGGAACAATACTGCCTGAATGGATTTACCGGAACGTATAACGGGAAAGATAAGCACCTAGGAGGTCATACTTTCGGTGGATATTCTCAGAAAGTAGTGGTAGATTCCAACCATGTATTAAAAATTCCTGAAAATCTTGATCTTGCAGCTGTAGCCCCTCTTCTTTGTGCAGGAATTACAACATGGTCACCTTTAAGACACTGGAATGTAGGTCCGGGATCAAAAGTAGCTGTTGTAGGACTGGGAGGTCTGGGGCACATGGCAATTAAACTTGCCAAAGGACTGGGTGCTGAAGTGACTTTATTTTCAAGAACTCCCGGAAAGACAGAGGATGCTAAACAATTAGGGGCAGATCACGTAGTGATTTCAACGGATGATGCACAAATGGAATCTGTAAAAGGGAAATTTGATGTGATCATTGATACAGTTCCTTATGTACACGATGTCAATCCGTACGTTTCCACTTTAACTATTAACGGAACTCATGTTCTTGTAGGCTATTTAGGAGGTTTAGAGCCTATTCTGAATACTGTTCCTATGATCATGGGAAGAAAGTCAGTAGCCGGTTCTGTAATCGGTGGTATTGCTGAAACTCAGGAAATGCTGAATTTCTGTGGAGAGCACAATATTGTTTCGGAAATTGAAATGATCAAAATGCAGGATATTAATGAAGCGTATGAAAGAATGCTGAAAAGTGACGTGAGATATCGTTTCGTAATTGATATGCAATCTCTGTAA
- a CDS encoding GNAT family N-acetyltransferase has protein sequence MEFKTLANTSIDEILSVFNHSFSDYIVPFYLTKEVLISKIAAEKLDRNISVGAFEEGRLISFILQAEKIENGEKTIYNGGTGVVPESRGKGLVRKMYDFIIPLLKERSADLLLLEVIEGNQAAIRAYENLGFTMVRKLNCFNGNINSGKGNTTVTIKELTALQWDKFMPFWDIEPSWQGSVFILEDMLKDCLILGAFRDEILIGYIIYNPFSRKIYQIAVDKNHRNQGIGTRLFDGIKEISEGQTIAFNNVHDTSENTYTFLEKTIGLNNWLSQFEMKRNI, from the coding sequence ATGGAGTTCAAAACATTAGCAAATACAAGTATAGATGAAATTTTATCTGTGTTCAACCATTCGTTTTCTGATTATATTGTTCCTTTCTATTTAACAAAAGAGGTGCTTATTTCAAAGATAGCAGCTGAAAAATTGGACAGGAATATCTCTGTCGGCGCATTTGAGGAAGGACGATTGATAAGCTTTATTCTTCAGGCTGAAAAAATTGAAAATGGAGAGAAAACAATCTACAATGGAGGTACTGGTGTCGTTCCGGAAAGCAGAGGTAAAGGATTGGTGAGGAAAATGTATGACTTTATCATTCCTCTATTGAAAGAAAGAAGTGCGGATCTCCTGCTTCTGGAAGTTATTGAAGGAAATCAGGCAGCTATCAGGGCTTATGAAAATTTGGGCTTTACAATGGTAAGGAAACTAAATTGTTTTAATGGAAATATTAATTCAGGAAAAGGAAATACAACCGTTACTATAAAAGAACTGACAGCATTACAATGGGACAAATTTATGCCTTTCTGGGATATTGAACCATCCTGGCAAGGTTCTGTTTTTATTCTTGAAGATATGCTGAAAGATTGTCTGATATTGGGAGCTTTCAGAGATGAAATACTTATAGGTTATATCATTTATAATCCTTTCTCCAGAAAGATATATCAAATTGCGGTAGATAAAAACCATAGAAACCAGGGAATCGGCACAAGACTTTTTGATGGAATAAAAGAAATAAGTGAAGGCCAGACAATAGCTTTCAACAATGTGCATGATACCTCTGAAAATACTTACACATTCCTGGAAAAAACGATCGGACTTAACAATTGGTTATCACAGTTTGAAATGAAACGTAATATTTAA
- a CDS encoding cupin domain-containing protein produces METFNSNIFPKGEKAPSEYFSGGTAWVHILKPNENELNCQIGNVIFEPGCRNNWHSHSGGQILIVTSGTGFYQEKGKPTQVLHPGDIVNILPNVIHWHGAAPESEFTHIAINPNTQKGIVEWLEPVTDEEYNNL; encoded by the coding sequence ATGGAAACTTTTAATTCAAACATTTTTCCGAAAGGAGAAAAAGCCCCCTCCGAGTATTTTTCCGGAGGAACAGCGTGGGTTCATATTCTGAAGCCCAATGAAAACGAACTGAACTGCCAGATCGGAAATGTCATTTTTGAACCGGGATGCAGAAATAACTGGCATTCTCACAGCGGCGGACAGATTTTAATCGTAACTTCAGGAACAGGATTTTATCAGGAGAAAGGGAAACCTACGCAGGTTTTACATCCGGGAGACATTGTAAATATTCTTCCGAATGTCATCCACTGGCATGGCGCTGCTCCTGAAAGTGAGTTTACTCACATTGCCATCAACCCTAATACCCAAAAAGGTATTGTAGAATGGCTGGAACCGGTAACGGACGAGGAATATAACAACTTATAA
- a CDS encoding alpha-amylase has product MNLTMIQFFHWYSEGDGKLWKEAEKQAEYLSKLGITSVWFPPAYKGTNGGYSTGYDAYDLYDLGEFDQKGTIPTKYGTKNDYIKAIKALKKQNIEIIADIVLGHKAGGDELEKFKAVKVDENNRDKIISDVIEIESYTKFTFPGRGKKYSDFEWNFTCFSGVDYAEGMDSHIFKIQSEYGNDWEEMIDDEKGNYDYLMYNDIEHRNPFVREELNDWAKWYFDQTDFDGVRLDALKHISFSFYKEWITLLRSNSGKNIFAVGEYWAPGYLHLLQKYIEVTEGCMSLFDSSLQNNFHTASKEGGSYDLRKIFDETLTQADPMHSVSLVANHDTQPLQDLEAPVEPWFKSIAYALILLRKDGYPCIFYPDLYGAHYVDKDREGNDQEIFMPKVDGIEELLKARKEYAYGEQRDYFEDANCLGWIREGDDEHTGCAVVLSNKDAYHKPMELGKRYAGKTCKDLLKRCKEKVMIDENGWGDFPVPAGNVSVWIPE; this is encoded by the coding sequence ATGAACCTTACAATGATTCAGTTTTTCCACTGGTATTCTGAAGGCGATGGAAAGCTGTGGAAAGAAGCTGAGAAACAGGCTGAATATTTATCAAAACTAGGAATCACATCTGTATGGTTCCCTCCCGCTTACAAAGGGACAAATGGCGGTTATTCTACAGGATATGACGCCTATGACCTCTACGATCTGGGAGAATTTGATCAGAAAGGAACGATTCCCACAAAATACGGTACCAAAAATGATTATATAAAAGCAATCAAAGCTTTAAAAAAGCAAAATATAGAAATCATTGCAGATATTGTATTGGGTCATAAAGCAGGTGGTGATGAGCTGGAAAAGTTCAAAGCCGTCAAAGTAGATGAGAATAACAGGGATAAAATAATTTCTGATGTTATTGAAATAGAGTCTTACACAAAATTCACCTTTCCCGGACGAGGAAAAAAATATTCTGATTTTGAATGGAACTTTACCTGCTTCAGTGGTGTAGATTATGCGGAAGGAATGGATTCCCACATCTTTAAGATTCAGTCTGAATACGGCAATGACTGGGAAGAAATGATAGATGATGAAAAGGGTAATTACGACTACCTGATGTATAATGACATCGAACACCGAAATCCTTTTGTACGGGAAGAGCTAAATGACTGGGCGAAATGGTATTTTGACCAAACCGATTTTGACGGGGTAAGGCTGGACGCTTTAAAGCATATTTCTTTTAGTTTTTATAAGGAATGGATTACCCTGCTCCGCTCCAATTCGGGTAAAAATATTTTTGCAGTGGGAGAATACTGGGCTCCCGGATATCTTCATCTGCTTCAGAAATATATTGAGGTAACGGAGGGTTGTATGAGCCTTTTTGACAGTTCTTTGCAGAATAATTTCCATACAGCCTCCAAAGAAGGAGGGTCTTATGATCTCAGAAAAATTTTTGACGAAACCCTTACCCAGGCAGATCCTATGCATTCTGTGAGCCTTGTTGCCAATCATGACACCCAGCCTCTTCAGGATCTTGAAGCGCCTGTTGAGCCCTGGTTCAAATCTATAGCTTATGCCTTGATTTTACTGCGTAAAGATGGTTATCCATGTATTTTTTACCCTGATCTTTATGGGGCTCATTATGTTGACAAAGACCGGGAAGGTAATGATCAGGAAATATTCATGCCCAAAGTAGATGGTATTGAAGAGCTTCTGAAAGCAAGAAAAGAATACGCTTACGGCGAACAACGGGATTATTTTGAAGACGCCAATTGCCTGGGATGGATTCGTGAGGGAGATGATGAACATACAGGATGCGCTGTGGTACTCAGTAATAAAGATGCCTACCATAAACCTATGGAACTAGGAAAACGATATGCCGGAAAAACATGCAAAGATCTATTGAAAAGATGTAAGGAAAAGGTAATGATTGATGAAAATGGCTGGGGAGATTTCCCTGTACCGGCCGGAAATGTGAGCGTCTGGATTCCTGAATAA